A region of the Prevotella melaninogenica genome:
AATAAGAACTAATTTACTGTTATAAACGAGTTAGATTACCAAAAATAAATAAAACGTAGATGATGTCTTTCATGTTTATAGTTCGTATAGAGATAAAAAGAAATTCACAATTCAGAATTTAAATTACTATTTATTGGAATTATTATGCTTAGGATTTCCCTTTCATAACACCCAAAATAAGTAATCATAATTATGAATTGTGAATTTTGAATTATGAATTACCAAGGTAATTATAATTATGAATTAAGACTTACAAGTCATCAATCAATGCTGTACTCTTAGCGTATGCTGTACTCTTAGCTTCGAAGAAGTCGGTCTTTACCATGTTAGCATTTGAATACTGACCTACCCACTTCATGTTCTCAGGTTCCTTTTGGTTGTCATCATAGAGGAAACCAAAGCCGAGTCCAGACCAGCGGAGATTGCCCAAATAACGGATATAATCAGACACCATCTGAGCGTTAAGACCTTGTACATCGTTGCCGATAACATATTGTCCCCATGCTATCTCCTGACGTACACCCTCACGCATCATATCTTCATAAACCTTTATTTTCTCTGGAGTAAACATATCAGGCTCCTCTTTCTTCAGCTCAAGAATAATGCTACGGAAGAGCCAGAGGTGTGTATTCTCATCTCGGTTGATATAGCGAATCTCCTGTGCAGAACCCGACATCTTACCATTTCGGCTGAGATTATAGAAGAACATAAATCCGCTGTAGAAGTAGATACCTTCAAGGATAAAGTTAGCAATAAGCGTCTTCATCAAACTGAACTTATCTCTTTTCTCATGGAACTCATTGTAACAGTCGCCAATAAACTTATTACGGTTCAAGAGATGTTCATCGGTCTTCCACTGATAAAGAATATCGTTACGCTCTTCAGGACTACAAATAGTATCGAGCATGTAGCTATAACTCTGACTATGGATACACTCTTGGAACGCCTGAATATGCAGACAGAGGTTTACCTCGTTTGCAGTGATATATTCACTAAGCGTTGGGAGGTTGTTGCTTTGAAGCGAATCAAGGAAAACAAGGAAGCTCAGAATCTTGTCATAAGCTACACGTTCAGCCTTTTCAAGACGTGGATAATCCTTAAAGTCCTGTGAAAGATTGATTTCTTCTGGAATCCAGAAGTTGTTCATTGCCTGTCTGTACCAGTCACTTACCCATGAATACTTCATATTATTGAAGTCATTCAAATTAGTAGTATTACCACCAATCATTCGTCTCAAGCGCAAGTCAATATCACCTGAAGGATTGAATAAGGTATTACGTTTTAATTGATTGTCCATTATTTCTTATTTATTAAATCCATTAACTTGATTAATTCATAATTTATAATTCAGAATTCATAATTATGATTACTACTTTAATTCATAATTTATAATTCAGAATTCATAATTATGATTAGTGATGTAAACTATTATTTTGTTTGTCTACTTACTCAATGAATTTCTGCTATTCAGTAAATAGTAGTAATCATAATTATGAATTATGAATTTTGAATTTTGAATTTTGAATTTTGAATTATTATGATGAGCAACTCTCACACTCTTCTACCTCTAATGACTTACTACGCACATAATAGATAGTCTTAACACCCCTTTTCCAAGCAAGTAGGTAAAGGTCGAGTATCTGACGCATTGTGAAGTCATTGGTGATATATAAGTTCATACTCTGTGCCTGATCAATATGACGCTGACGTACACCAGAAGCAAGAACACTCCACTTTTGGTTGATAAGATAAGCACTCTTATACATCCAGTAGGTCTCATCTGAAAGCTCAGGAGCAACACGTGGGAGCATACTTCCCTTCTTCTCTTCCAAGAAGAAACGCTTCATAATTGGGTCTAAGCCAGCTGTTGTACCTGCAATAATACTTGTACTGCTGGTTGGTGCGACTGCAAGTAGATATGCATTACGCATACCCTGTAATGCAACTGTCTTACGAACATCCTGCCATTCAGCACTGTCATAACCACGCTTATCAAAGTAAACACCCGTCTGCCAGTCACTTCCCTCAAAGAATTGATAGCTTCCCTTCTCCTTGGCGAGGTTTGAGCTGGCAAGAATAGCTGCTCGGTTGATAGTCTCGAACACCTTATCCATAAACTCTAAATGCTCTTCACTCTCCCACTTGATGCGACGTTTAGCAAGAGCATGGTGATAACCACTAATACCCAAACCAATAGAACGATAACGCTGGTTGGTAAGTTGTGCGTAAGGAACAGGATAGAAGTTGAGGTTGATAACGTTGTCAAGTGCGCGAACAACAGTTGCAACCTTTTCTTTCATCTTCTCTTCGTCCTCCAATGGAAGTCTACCAAGTGAAAGACTTGCCAAATTACATACTACAAACTCACCCGGACGAGTTGTTGTTACAACAACAGTATCACCATCGTTTGTCTCTACTTCCTTAGAAACAGTTTCTATTGGAGCCATGTTCTGAGCAATCTCTGTACAGAGATTAGAGCAGTAAATCATACCCTTATGTCCGTTAGGATTAGCTCTGTTCACCGTGTCACGGTTGAATGTGAATGGTGTTCCGGTCTCAACAGCAGAACGAAGAACTAATCTAACAATATCCTTAATGCTAATAACACGACGTGAAAGGCGCTGATCATTAACACAATCAAGATACTTACGTTCCCATTCTTCGCCGTAACAATCCTCAAGGCAATAACCCTTGATACGCATAATCTCGTTAGGACAGAAGAGCGACCAATTCTGATTCATGTCTTCCTCAGCCATCTTCCAGAAAAGATCAGGATAGCAGATAGCTGGGAATATATCGTGAGCCTTCATACGATCGTCACCGTTGTTGGTACGAAGTTGCAGGAATTCAGGCAGGTCTTTGTGCCATACATCTAAGTAAACGGCTACAGCACCTTGGCGCATTCCTAACTGGTCAACAGCAACAGCAGTATCATTAACGAGTCGCATCCAGCGGATTACACCACCTGCTACACCCTTGAAACCACGGATATTACCACCGGTTGCACGTACTTTACCGAAGTACATACCCATACCACCGCCAAACTTACTCACTTGTGAGAAGTTATCCAAGCTACGATAGATACCATCCAAACTATCTGGTACGGTGTCAATGAAGCAACTTGAAAGCTGATGACTTGGCTTACGAGAATTAGAAAGGGTAGGTGTTGCCATCGTTACTTCTAACTTGCTAAGCAAGTCATAGATACGACGTACCCACATAAGACGACCTTCCTTCTCCTCTGGCATAGCAAGATGCAGCGCAATACCAAGGAACATTTCCTGTACTCGCTCAATCACTTTACCAGAGTAATTCTTTATAACATAACGCTTTAGAAGTAAATCAAGACCTGAATAGTTAAGGAGCTTATTGCGTTCAGGATCAATAAAGGTAGCAGCCTCATTGATTTCTTCTTCGCTATAATTCTGAAGAATATAATCACCATAAAGTCCTTCT
Encoded here:
- a CDS encoding ribonucleotide-diphosphate reductase subunit beta translates to MDNQLKRNTLFNPSGDIDLRLRRMIGGNTTNLNDFNNMKYSWVSDWYRQAMNNFWIPEEINLSQDFKDYPRLEKAERVAYDKILSFLVFLDSLQSNNLPTLSEYITANEVNLCLHIQAFQECIHSQSYSYMLDTICSPEERNDILYQWKTDEHLLNRNKFIGDCYNEFHEKRDKFSLMKTLIANFILEGIYFYSGFMFFYNLSRNGKMSGSAQEIRYINRDENTHLWLFRSIILELKKEEPDMFTPEKIKVYEDMMREGVRQEIAWGQYVIGNDVQGLNAQMVSDYIRYLGNLRWSGLGFGFLYDDNQKEPENMKWVGQYSNANMVKTDFFEAKSTAYAKSTALIDDL
- a CDS encoding ribonucleoside-diphosphate reductase subunit alpha; the protein is MNITKRNGEIEVYNNEKISIAIKKSFISTGKDVSDSEIAGMVSEVEQFIKENPELRTVEDIQNRVEKCLMAHGHYDEAKNYILFRYQRNEQRQAINYIVWTADDRELADVLHSVAREYRERSYSMVTLQEKFASFTKPGMSQKDSIEALIKAAVELTTPEAPAWEMISARILSYRSEKKITRLEEELGLKTFYRKVKYMTEEGLYGDYILQNYSEEEINEAATFIDPERNKLLNYSGLDLLLKRYVIKNYSGKVIERVQEMFLGIALHLAMPEEKEGRLMWVRRIYDLLSKLEVTMATPTLSNSRKPSHQLSSCFIDTVPDSLDGIYRSLDNFSQVSKFGGGMGMYFGKVRATGGNIRGFKGVAGGVIRWMRLVNDTAVAVDQLGMRQGAVAVYLDVWHKDLPEFLQLRTNNGDDRMKAHDIFPAICYPDLFWKMAEEDMNQNWSLFCPNEIMRIKGYCLEDCYGEEWERKYLDCVNDQRLSRRVISIKDIVRLVLRSAVETGTPFTFNRDTVNRANPNGHKGMIYCSNLCTEIAQNMAPIETVSKEVETNDGDTVVVTTTRPGEFVVCNLASLSLGRLPLEDEEKMKEKVATVVRALDNVINLNFYPVPYAQLTNQRYRSIGLGISGYHHALAKRRIKWESEEHLEFMDKVFETINRAAILASSNLAKEKGSYQFFEGSDWQTGVYFDKRGYDSAEWQDVRKTVALQGMRNAYLLAVAPTSSTSIIAGTTAGLDPIMKRFFLEEKKGSMLPRVAPELSDETYWMYKSAYLINQKWSVLASGVRQRHIDQAQSMNLYITNDFTMRQILDLYLLAWKRGVKTIYYVRSKSLEVEECESCSS